Genomic window (Pseudothauera hydrothermalis):
CGGCGAATGTTCAGGACAAGCTGCTTCACGCCCGATCCTCACCGGCCACTTCATTGCCCGCTTCACCAAGATACAGACGGCTGGCAAACCAGGCGCGCTTGAGTTCGCGCAAGAAAACCAGCAGTGCGGCGCTCACCGGCAGTGCGACCAACATGCCGACGAAGCCGAACAACTGACCAAAGGCCATCAGCGCAAAAATCACCGCCAGCGGATGCAGGCCGACCCGTTCGCCGACCAGGTATGGGGTGAGTACGAAGCTCTCCAGCAACTGTCCCAAGCCATAAACCGCCGCCACGCCAATCAAAGGCGCCCAGCCGCCGCCTTGCAGCAGCGCGGCCAGGATGGCCAGCAGCAGGCCGCCGCCAAATCCGACATAGGGGATGAATACCAGCAGGCCGGTGATCACCCCCACAGGCAGCGCAAAGGTCAGTCCGGCCAGCCACAACCCGAGGCTGTAATAGGCTGCAAGCAACAGCATCACCGAAAGCTGCCCGCGCAAGAATTCAGACAGCACCGAGTCGATGTCGCCGATGATGCGCAGACTGCGCGCAAGCCAAGGGCGCGGCACGATGTCGCGCAAACCGGCGAGCAGGCGCGGCCATTCCTGCAGCAGATAGAACATCACGATGGGAATCAGAAAAAGGTTGGCGGCCAGCGCGATCAGTGCCATGCCGCCACTGGTTGCATGGCTGAGCAGCACGCGCAGTAGGTCCTGCGCATTGTCGCTGTGCTGGCGCACCAGTTCGCGCACCAAGGCGGCGTCGAGCTGGATGTTTACATTCAAGCGTTCGGCTAGCCATGGCGCAACACGCTGGTTGAAGTGCTCCAGCAGGTCGGGCAGGCGGCGCAACAAGGCGGCGGTTTCGGAATACACCAGCGGCGCCATGATGCCCACCAGCAGGGTGAGCAGCAGGCCGATGCCCAGGATCACCAGCAGTACCGCAGCCGGGCGCGGCAGCCGGCGCGCCACCAGGGCGTTGACCGCCGGGTCGCAGATATAGGCCAGCACCGCGGCAATGGCAAACGGCGCCAGAATCGGCGAGAGAGCGTAAAACAGCGCCAGCAGGGCCAAGCCGACCCCGATCCAGACCAGGGTCTGGCGGGTATCGGATGCGCGGGAGGAGGTCATTTCAAGTAAAATCGCGGACTTGGCGCGGGGCTTGCGGCCCCGCGGAACCCGTAACTGTAGCCATTTGGCGTGACGCTCTCAAGCTTGCGCGGGGCGCACCGAGCCACCGTGGCACGCCAGAGTCCATTGCCCGCTAAAGGATCGACCTTGACCGCCTCCAAACCTTCTCTTTCGTATCGTGATGCCGGTGTGGACATCGATGCCGGCGATGCCCTGGTCGAGCGCATCAAACCGCTTGCCCGCCGCACCCTGCGCCCTGAGGTGCTGGGCGGCATCGGCGGCTTCGGTGCGCTGTTCGCGCTCGCTGGCAAGTATCGCGAGCCGGTGCTGGTGTCCGGCACCGACGGCGTCGGCACCAAGCTCAAGCTTGCTTTTCAGTGGAACAAGCATGACACCGTAGGCCAGGACCTGGTGGCGATGAGCGTCAATGACATTCTGGTGCAGGGTGCTGAGCCGCTGTTTTTTCTGGACTACTTTGCCTGCGGCAAGCTGGACGTAGACACCGCCGCCGACGTGGTGGCAGGCATCGCCCGCGGTTGCGAGCTGGCCGGCTGTGCGCTGATCGGCGGCGAGACGGCCGAGATGCCCGGTATGTATCCGGCCGGCGAATACGATCTGGCCGGCTTTGCGGTCGGTGCGGTGGAAAAGTCCGAAATCATCGACGGCTCCAAGATCGTCCCCGGCGATGTGGTGCTGGGCTTGGCCTCCAGCGGTGCGCATTCCAATGGTTATTCGCTGATCCGCAAAATCATCGATCTGGCCCAACCGGACCTGGATGCCGATTTTCACGGCCGCCCTTTCCGTGACGTGGTGCTTGAGCCCACCCGCATTTACGTCAAGCCCCTGTTGGCGCTGATGCGCGCAATGCCCGGCGTGGTCAAAGGCATGGCTCAC
Coding sequences:
- a CDS encoding AI-2E family transporter, yielding MTSSRASDTRQTLVWIGVGLALLALFYALSPILAPFAIAAVLAYICDPAVNALVARRLPRPAAVLLVILGIGLLLTLLVGIMAPLVYSETAALLRRLPDLLEHFNQRVAPWLAERLNVNIQLDAALVRELVRQHSDNAQDLLRVLLSHATSGGMALIALAANLFLIPIVMFYLLQEWPRLLAGLRDIVPRPWLARSLRIIGDIDSVLSEFLRGQLSVMLLLAAYYSLGLWLAGLTFALPVGVITGLLVFIPYVGFGGGLLLAILAALLQGGGWAPLIGVAAVYGLGQLLESFVLTPYLVGERVGLHPLAVIFALMAFGQLFGFVGMLVALPVSAALLVFLRELKRAWFASRLYLGEAGNEVAGEDRA
- the purM gene encoding phosphoribosylformylglycinamidine cyclo-ligase codes for the protein MTASKPSLSYRDAGVDIDAGDALVERIKPLARRTLRPEVLGGIGGFGALFALAGKYREPVLVSGTDGVGTKLKLAFQWNKHDTVGQDLVAMSVNDILVQGAEPLFFLDYFACGKLDVDTAADVVAGIARGCELAGCALIGGETAEMPGMYPAGEYDLAGFAVGAVEKSEIIDGSKIVPGDVVLGLASSGAHSNGYSLIRKIIDLAQPDLDADFHGRPFRDVVLEPTRIYVKPLLALMRAMPGVVKGMAHITGGGITENLPRVLPAGLTARIDAAAWTLPPLFKWLKEAGNVATQEMYRVFNCGIGMAVIVSAADAEAAQTQLAEAGETVFRIGRIDTRADGEPPTIVG